Proteins from one Geomonas agri genomic window:
- a CDS encoding GAF domain-containing sensor histidine kinase translates to MSIDDQPLYNSKIISIFVSLLQKKYPHVDVPELLRYAEITPYEVSDEGHWLTQRQVDRFHARMTQMVGADISREGGRYAASSAAHGMMMKYTLGLIGPANTLLAIGKCSCNFSRSGNYTAAKLADNKVEITFVPHEGVEEQPFQCENRIGMFEAVVMLFNYHPPEIEHNECIFQGGECCRYIVSWKKTLYAKVRSFRNRLIPLALIVYALLLHFGLVGHPVQFLAALAFLALGSSYVAQLMETREIVTALDQVKESTEQIVAQMGVNYNNARMVNEVGQALSTQAGIKDVLENVIKVIEKRLNYDRCIIMLADARKSRLTFSTGYGYTDAQREVLLETSFDLTAPDTQGVFVTCFRENQSRFVSDFAEVAYLHTRRSVVLSQELEARSFICCPIAWDGEVLGVLAVDNKKSQRPLMQSDLSLLTGIAPVIGMSLRNAIHLERERRMSEQIRQSQKMESVGVLAGGIAHDFNNLLTGMMGFVALAQMKLKRDDPAQEYLEQVLNAAERAASLTQGLLAFSRKQVNHPEPVNLNQVVANLRKIVSRLVTSKITLRIELSPEKLAVVADSSQMDQVITNLVNNARDAMPDGGTLTICTSSMEMNEEWVDQRGYGRPGRYAVISVTDTGTGIDEATKAHVLEPFFTTKEVGKGSGLGLAIVYGIVKQHEGYVEIDSTPGVGTTLNVYVPLLTGTAAAGVAELQDPDAPAPAVIVFSRPESRPTSP, encoded by the coding sequence TTGTCCATCGACGACCAACCACTCTACAACAGCAAGATCATCAGTATCTTCGTCAGCCTGCTGCAGAAGAAGTATCCGCACGTCGACGTGCCGGAACTGCTGCGTTACGCGGAAATAACCCCGTACGAAGTGAGCGACGAGGGACACTGGCTTACCCAGCGCCAGGTGGACCGCTTCCACGCCCGGATGACCCAGATGGTGGGGGCCGACATCTCCAGGGAGGGGGGGCGCTACGCCGCGTCGTCCGCCGCCCACGGCATGATGATGAAGTACACCCTGGGGCTGATCGGCCCGGCCAATACACTTCTTGCCATCGGTAAGTGTTCCTGCAATTTCAGTAGGTCCGGGAACTACACCGCAGCGAAACTGGCCGACAACAAAGTGGAGATCACCTTCGTGCCCCACGAGGGTGTCGAGGAACAGCCTTTCCAGTGCGAGAACCGCATCGGCATGTTCGAGGCGGTGGTGATGCTGTTCAACTATCACCCCCCCGAGATCGAGCACAACGAGTGCATCTTCCAGGGGGGGGAGTGCTGCCGTTACATCGTCTCCTGGAAAAAAACGTTGTACGCCAAAGTGCGCAGTTTCAGGAATCGGCTGATCCCTCTCGCCTTGATCGTCTACGCGTTGTTGCTGCACTTCGGACTGGTGGGCCATCCGGTGCAGTTTCTTGCCGCCCTTGCCTTCCTCGCCCTCGGTAGTTCTTACGTGGCCCAGCTGATGGAAACGCGGGAAATCGTCACCGCGCTGGACCAGGTGAAGGAATCGACCGAGCAGATAGTCGCGCAGATGGGCGTCAACTACAACAACGCCCGCATGGTCAACGAGGTCGGCCAGGCACTCAGCACGCAGGCGGGGATCAAGGACGTGCTGGAAAACGTGATCAAGGTGATCGAGAAGCGGCTCAACTACGACCGCTGCATCATCATGCTCGCCGACGCCAGGAAGTCGCGCCTGACCTTCAGCACCGGCTACGGTTATACCGACGCACAACGGGAAGTGCTCCTCGAAACATCCTTTGACCTGACTGCGCCGGACACCCAGGGCGTCTTCGTCACCTGCTTCCGTGAAAACCAGAGCCGGTTCGTGAGCGACTTTGCGGAGGTGGCATACCTGCACACGCGGCGCAGCGTCGTGTTGTCGCAGGAACTGGAGGCGCGCTCCTTCATCTGTTGTCCCATCGCCTGGGATGGCGAGGTGCTGGGAGTCCTGGCGGTGGACAACAAGAAGTCGCAGCGCCCTCTGATGCAGAGCGATCTGAGCCTGTTGACCGGCATCGCCCCGGTGATCGGTATGAGTCTGCGCAACGCCATCCACCTCGAGCGTGAGCGGCGCATGTCCGAGCAGATCCGGCAATCCCAGAAGATGGAATCGGTCGGGGTCCTCGCGGGTGGCATCGCCCACGACTTCAACAACCTGCTCACCGGCATGATGGGATTCGTAGCGTTAGCTCAGATGAAGTTGAAGAGGGACGACCCGGCCCAGGAGTACCTGGAGCAGGTGCTGAATGCGGCCGAGCGGGCCGCCTCGCTGACCCAAGGGCTGCTCGCCTTCAGCCGCAAGCAGGTCAACCATCCCGAGCCGGTCAACCTGAACCAGGTGGTCGCCAACCTGCGCAAGATCGTGAGCCGGTTGGTGACGTCGAAGATCACGCTGCGCATCGAACTTTCGCCAGAGAAACTGGCAGTCGTGGCGGACTCCAGCCAAATGGACCAGGTGATCACCAACCTGGTCAACAACGCACGCGACGCCATGCCTGACGGGGGCACACTAACTATCTGTACCAGCTCAATGGAGATGAACGAGGAGTGGGTCGACCAGCGCGGGTATGGGAGACCGGGGCGCTACGCCGTGATTTCGGTCACGGACACCGGTACCGGGATCGACGAGGCGACCAAGGCGCACGTGCTGGAACCATTCTTCACCACCAAGGAAGTAGGCAAGGGGAGCGGCCTTGGCCTCGCCATCGTCTACGGCATTGTCAAGCAGCACGAGGGGTATGTCGAAATCGACAGTACCCCCGGCGTGGGGACCACCCTCAACGTTTATGTTCCACTGCTGACCGGGACTGCCGCGGCAGGCGTTGCCGAACTGCAGGATCCCGACGCGCCGGCCCCGGCGGTCATCGTATTCAGCCGTCCAGAAAGCCGACCCACTTCACCCTGA
- the ftsZ gene encoding cell division protein FtsZ — translation MFHFDESIDQTAKIKVIGVGGSGGNAVNTMMTVGIAGVDFIVANTDAQALRMSKAPVKIQIGTQLTKGLGAGANPNVGRDAALEDKDKVTEALNGADMIFVAAGMGGGTGTGAAPIIAEIAREQGALTVGVVTKPFTREGRQRLAKGEDGIKELKKHVDSLIVIPNDRLLGLAGKSMSILDAFKPSDDVLRQAVQGISDLITQSGLINVDFADVKSIMSERGMAMMGIGLGNGENRAVDAALKAISSPLLEDIDISGAKGVLVNISGSSSMTMDEFDAASKVIHEKVHEDANIIVGLVIDENLGETIKVTAIATGFGDRFDLEKGRHEIKNVSTLVKPQPEVNREIPTYIRAKQEREATRQQRSFLMDDEDQYDIPTFLRKSVD, via the coding sequence ATGTTTCATTTCGATGAAAGTATCGACCAGACTGCGAAGATAAAAGTAATAGGCGTTGGTGGTTCCGGCGGGAACGCAGTCAACACCATGATGACTGTGGGCATCGCAGGGGTCGATTTCATCGTTGCCAATACTGATGCACAGGCGCTCAGGATGTCCAAGGCGCCGGTCAAGATACAGATCGGAACCCAGCTCACCAAGGGTCTCGGTGCTGGCGCGAACCCCAACGTCGGCCGCGACGCCGCACTTGAGGACAAGGACAAGGTCACCGAGGCACTGAACGGTGCCGACATGATCTTCGTAGCCGCCGGCATGGGCGGTGGCACCGGCACCGGCGCCGCCCCGATCATCGCGGAAATCGCCCGCGAGCAGGGCGCGCTCACCGTGGGCGTGGTCACCAAGCCGTTCACCCGCGAAGGGCGCCAGCGCCTGGCCAAGGGTGAGGACGGCATCAAGGAACTCAAGAAGCACGTCGACTCGCTGATCGTCATCCCCAACGACAGGCTCCTCGGTCTGGCCGGCAAGTCCATGTCCATCCTGGACGCCTTCAAGCCTTCCGACGACGTGCTGCGCCAGGCGGTGCAGGGCATCTCCGACCTGATCACCCAGTCCGGCCTGATCAACGTCGACTTCGCCGACGTCAAGTCGATCATGAGCGAGCGCGGCATGGCCATGATGGGTATCGGCCTGGGCAACGGTGAGAACCGCGCCGTTGACGCCGCTCTGAAAGCCATTTCCAGCCCGCTGCTGGAAGACATCGACATCTCGGGAGCCAAGGGCGTCCTGGTCAACATCTCCGGGTCCTCCTCCATGACCATGGACGAGTTCGACGCGGCCAGCAAGGTGATCCACGAGAAGGTGCACGAGGACGCCAACATCATCGTCGGTCTGGTCATCGACGAAAACCTCGGTGAGACCATCAAGGTCACCGCCATCGCCACCGGCTTCGGCGACCGCTTCGACCTCGAGAAAGGTCGTCACGAGATCAAGAACGTGAGCACCCTGGTCAAGCCGCAGCCCGAAGTGAACCGCGAGATCCCGACCTACATCCGCGCCAAGCAGGAGCGTGAAGCCACCAGGCAACAGCGCAGCTTCCTGATGGACGACGAGGACCAGTACGATATCCCGACCTTCCTCAGGAAGTCGGTCGACTAG